In Aegilops tauschii subsp. strangulata cultivar AL8/78 chromosome 3, Aet v6.0, whole genome shotgun sequence, one genomic interval encodes:
- the LOC109763959 gene encoding 1-aminocyclopropane-1-carboxylate oxidase homolog 3, with product MAAYDRAAELRALDATFSGVRGLVAAGATHVPRIFRVPDHHREPSSQEPPPPSTSVPVIDLGGADRATVVAAVRWAAAEWGFFQVTGHGVPPESMAAAVGAVRAFHEADGGEGSEKARLYSREPVKAVKYQCNFDLHQSPVANWRDTFYIRMAPDPPDADELPETCRDTMFEYAKQVMNLGNTLFELLSEALGLDPSYLTDIDCNQGQILLCHYFPPCPQPELAIGTSRHSDSTFMTILLQDEIGGLQILHED from the exons ATGGCCGCCTACGACCGCGCGGCCGAGCTCCGCGCGCTGGACGCGACCTTCTCCGGCGTCCGCGGCCTCGTCGCCGCCGGCGCCACGCACGTCCCGCGCATCTTCCGCGTCCCCGACCACCACCGCGAACCGTCCTCCCAagaaccgccgccgccgtcgacgtCGGTCCCGGTGATCGATCTCGGCGGCGCGGACCGCGCTACTGTGGTCGCGGCCGTGCGCTGGGCCGCCGCGGAGTGGGGCTTCTTCCAGGTTACTGGCCACGGCGTGCCTCCGGAGTCCATGGCCGCCGCGGTGGGGGCCGTGCGGGCGTTCCACGAGGCCGACGGCGGCGAGGGCAGCGAGAAGGCCAGGCTCTACTCCCGGGAGCCTGTTAAGGCGGTCAAGTACCAGTGCAACTTCGACCTGCACCAGTCGCCGGTGGCCAACTGGCGCGACACGTTCTACATCCGAATGGCCCCTGATCCGCCCGACGCCGACGAGCTGCCGGAAACCTGCCG CGACACGATGTTTGAATACGCAAAACAAGTGATGAATTTGGGCAACACTTTGTTCGAGCTGCTTTCAGAAGCCCTTGGGCTTGATCCGAGCTATCTGACAGATATCGATTGCAACCAAGGACAAATCTTACTCTGCCACTACTTCCCTCCATGCCCTCAGCCTGAACTTGCCATTGGCACAAGCCGGCACTCCGACTCTACCTTTATGACAATACTTCTCCAAGATGAAATTGGCGGCCTCCAGATCCTCCATGAGGACTGA